One stretch of Glandiceps talaboti chromosome 7, keGlaTala1.1, whole genome shotgun sequence DNA includes these proteins:
- the LOC144437901 gene encoding uncharacterized protein LOC144437901 — protein sequence MDVEKNDIPKSILWSALRCRSTAFERAIRNLEGVRVFHEYFTVASYVGEERMFQRYKNLKPIPNFKYGDVKGTLEGNVPGFTGVFLKDLAHCMVGKWEFLPDGYHHVFLIRNPVDSLTSLHRTITGGGIPNWADGFFPEEAGFREMWELYEYLKDVKGIDPMIIDADDLVNKPASIMKKYCDNAGFNYTDDMLRWEPLSDCESFKYGTEDFDWETDWYGTVLRSTCFIKPSERIPIDVSSLPEYVQVAIKDAQPFYEKLYTYRCCVD from the coding sequence ATGGATGTGGAGAAAAATGACATACCTAAGTCCATCCTTTGGTCAGCTCTCAGATGTCGATCAACTGCATTTGAGCGTGCTATCAGAAATCTAGAAGGTGTCCGAGTATTTCACGAGTATTTCACAGTCGCATCTTATGTTGGAGAAGAACGAATGTTCCAACGGTACAAAAACCTTAAACCAATACCGAATTTCAAATATGGTGATGTAAAGGGTACCTTAGAGGGCAATGTTCCTGGGTTTACAGGTGTCTTCTTGAAAGATTTGGCTCACTGCATGGTTGGCAAATGGGAATTTTTACCTGACGGCTACCACCATGTATTTCTCATTCGCAATCCTGTAGATTCACTCACTTCACTGCATCGTACAATCACCGGTGGAGGCATACCAAACTGGGCCGACGGTTTCTTCCCTGAAGAGGCAGGGTTTCGTGAAATGTGGGAGTTGTACGAATATTTGAAAGACGTAAAAGGCATTGATCCGATGATTATTGATGCTGATGATTTGGTTAATAAACCTGCATCTATTATGAAGAAATACTGCGACAACGCTGGTTTTAATTACACTGATGACATGCTACGCTGGGAACCACTGAGTGATTGCGAATCATTTAAATATGGAACCGAAGACTTCGACTGGGAAACAGATTGGTATGGTACAGTGTTGAGAAGTACTTGCTTCATCAAACCGTCTGAGAGAATACCCATAGACGTCTCATCTCTCCCAGAATATGTCCAAGTGGCGATAAAAGATGCACAACCATTTTATGAAAAGCTGTACACGTACAGATGTTGTGTGGATTAA
- the LOC144437903 gene encoding uncharacterized protein LOC144437903 has translation MNNNVITRGILWTAPRCRSTVFERSMRTLEDIRVFHEYFSISAYAGEEKFFQRYTNTKPMTNFKFSDVKNLYEGRFPGYKGVFVKDMAYCMVGKEEHIPEGYNHAILIRNPVHALTSLHRTITEGDIPEWADGFFPEEAGFRELWNMYEHLTNVKGINPTVIDSDDLLSDPASMMKKYCNIVGFQYTDDMLRWEPENDCEKWTWETDHFTWEKDWYGTVLASSGFIKKSKESMKKTIDVSSLPEYVQTAIQDAQPFYEKLYKYRIVP, from the coding sequence ATgaacaataatgttattacaaGGGGTATCCTGTGGACAGCACCACGATGTCGTTCGACAGTATTCGAACGTTCAATGAGAACACTCGAGGACATCAGGGTCTTTCATGAATACTTTTCCATATCAGCTTATGCGGGTGAAGAGAAGTTTTTTCAGCGATACACGAACACAAAACCGATGACCAATTTCAAATTCAGTGACGTAAAGAACCTTTATGAAGGCAGGTTTCCTGGGTACAAAGGTGTGTTTGTCAAGGATATGGCATATTGTATGGTTGGTAAGGAAGAACATATACCAGAGGGTTACAACCACGCTATCCTAATACGCAATCCTGTACATGCCCTCACTTCACTGCATCGCACAATCACCGAAGGAGACATACCAGAATGGGCCGACGGTTTCTTCCCTGAAGAGGCAGGTTTCCGAGAATTGTGGAATATGTACGAACATCTGACAAACGTCAAAGGAATAAACCCAACGGTCATTGATTCTGATGATTTGTTAAGCGACCCAGCTTCcatgatgaagaaatattgtaatattgttggTTTCCAGTACACAGATGATATGCTACGATGGGAGCCAGAGAACGACTGTGAGAAATGGACGTGGGAGACAGATCATTTTACTTGGGAAAAAGATTGGTATGGCACTGTGCTGGCCAGTAGTGGTTTCATCAAGAAATCCAAAGAATCGATGAAAAAAACTATAGATGTTTCGTCACTTCCGGAATATGTTCAAACTGCGATACAAGATGCACAGCCATTTTAtgaaaaactgtacaaataTCGTATTGTACCATAA
- the LOC144437902 gene encoding uncharacterized protein LOC144437902 has protein sequence MAHCMVGKWDFLPDGYHHVFLIRNPVDSLTSLHRTITGGGIPNWADGFFPEEAGFREMWELYEYLKDVKGIDPMIVDADDLVNKPASIMKKYCDNAGFNYTNDMLRWEPLIDCESFKYGTEDFDWETDWYGTVLRSTCFIKPSERIPIDVSTLPEYVQVAIKDPQPFYEKLYTHRCHVD, from the coding sequence ATGGCTCACTGCATGGTTGGCAAATGGGATTTTTTACCTGACGGCTACCACCATGTATTTCTCATTCGCAATCCTGTAGATTCACTCACTTCACTGCATCGTACAATCACCGGTGGAGGCATACCAAACTGGGCCGACGGTTTCTTCCCTGAAGAGGCAGGGTTTCGTGAAATGTGGGAGTTGTACGAATATTTGAAAGACGTAAAAGGCATTGATCCGATGATTGTTGATGCTGATGATTTGGTGAATAAACCTGCATCTATTATGAAGAAATACTGCGACAACGCTGGTTTTAATTACACTAATGACATGCTACGCTGGGAACCACTGATTGATTGCGAATCATTTAAATATGGAACCGAAGACTTCGACTGGGAAACAGATTGGTATGGTACAGTGTTGAGAAGTACTTGCTTCATCAAACCGTCTGAGAGAATACCCATAGACGTCTCAACTCTCCCAGAATACGTCCAAGTGGCGATAAAAGATCCACAACCATTTTATGAAAAGCTGTACACGCACAGATGTCATGTGGATTAA